A genome region from Micromonospora peucetia includes the following:
- the rdgB gene encoding RdgB/HAM1 family non-canonical purine NTP pyrophosphatase, producing MNKVLLATRNRKKLVELQRILDGALGAHRVALVGLDEVEEYPELPESGLTFGENALIKAREGCRRTGLPTIADDSGLAVEALNGMPGVFSARWAGGHGNDQANFQLVLDQIADLPDAHRAASFVCTVALVLPGGKEHLVDGRQTGRLLRSPRGDGGFGYDPIFLGDGQDRTNAELTPQEKDAVSHRGKALRELAKLVAKVLPPAS from the coding sequence ATGAACAAGGTGCTGCTCGCCACCCGTAACCGCAAGAAGCTCGTCGAGCTCCAGCGGATCCTCGACGGCGCGCTCGGCGCGCACCGCGTCGCCCTGGTCGGGCTGGACGAGGTCGAGGAATACCCGGAGCTGCCCGAGAGCGGCCTGACCTTCGGCGAGAACGCGCTGATCAAGGCGCGGGAGGGTTGCCGACGCACCGGCCTGCCGACGATCGCCGACGACTCCGGGCTCGCCGTCGAGGCACTCAACGGCATGCCCGGCGTGTTCAGCGCCCGCTGGGCCGGCGGGCACGGCAACGACCAGGCCAACTTCCAGCTGGTGCTGGACCAGATCGCGGACCTCCCCGACGCACACCGGGCCGCGTCGTTCGTCTGCACGGTGGCCCTGGTGCTGCCCGGCGGCAAGGAGCACCTGGTCGACGGCCGGCAGACCGGCCGGCTGCTGCGGTCGCCGCGCGGCGACGGCGGGTTCGGCTACGACCCGATCTTCCTCGGCGACGGGCAGGACCGCACCAACGCCGAGCTGACGCCGCAGGAGAAGGACGCGGTCAGCCACCGGGGCAAGGCGCTGCGGGAGCTGGCCAAGCTGGTCGCCAAGGTGCTGCCGCCCGCGAGCTGA
- a CDS encoding Mov34/MPN/PAD-1 family protein, translated as MLSIDRSIVDAIVAHARRDHPDEACGVVAGPAGSDTPTRHIPMDNAARSMTFYEFDSMEQLRVWREMDDRDEEPVVIYHSHTATEAYPSRTDISFAGEPGAHYLLVSTRDSDAEEIRSFRIVDGVVAEEPVRILDAGVDPHAVQSYMFGQSPATVDYECSGR; from the coding sequence GTGCTGAGTATCGACCGGTCGATCGTTGACGCGATCGTCGCCCATGCTCGTCGGGACCACCCCGACGAGGCGTGCGGCGTGGTCGCCGGTCCCGCCGGCAGCGACACCCCCACCCGGCACATCCCGATGGACAACGCCGCCCGTTCCATGACGTTCTACGAGTTCGACTCGATGGAGCAGCTGCGGGTGTGGCGAGAGATGGACGACCGGGACGAGGAGCCCGTCGTCATCTACCACTCGCACACCGCCACGGAGGCCTACCCGTCCCGGACGGACATCTCCTTCGCCGGTGAGCCCGGCGCGCACTACCTGCTGGTCTCCACCCGCGATTCCGACGCGGAGGAGATCCGCTCCTTCCGGATCGTCGACGGCGTGGTGGCCGAGGAGCCGGTCCGGATCCTGGACGCGGGGGTGGACCCGCACGCCGTGCAGTCCTACATGTTCGGGCAGAGCCCGGCGACGGTCGACTACGAGTGTTCCGGCCGCTGA
- a CDS encoding DUF2017 domain-containing protein — protein sequence MFRRQGDRYVATFAVDEVRVLRKVASEVVGLLTDGFDHTDPVVGRLFPEVYPEDPADTAEFRRYTEGDLKTAKIDQAGAILASLPDESGGEVRLDAEAAEAWLRALNDARLAMGVRLEIKDGTDLGEELDDAVAEDPASSRVFQLSVYAYLGYLQESLLNALID from the coding sequence ATGTTCCGCCGCCAGGGCGACCGCTACGTCGCCACCTTCGCCGTCGACGAGGTTCGGGTGCTGCGGAAGGTGGCATCCGAGGTGGTCGGGCTGCTCACCGACGGCTTCGACCACACCGACCCGGTGGTGGGCCGGCTCTTCCCCGAGGTCTACCCGGAGGACCCGGCCGACACCGCCGAGTTCCGCCGCTACACGGAGGGCGACCTCAAGACCGCCAAGATCGATCAGGCGGGCGCGATCCTCGCCTCGCTGCCCGACGAGTCCGGCGGCGAGGTGCGTCTCGACGCGGAGGCGGCCGAGGCGTGGCTGCGGGCGCTCAACGACGCCCGGCTGGCGATGGGCGTCCGGCTGGAGATCAAGGACGGCACCGATCTCGGCGAGGAGCTCGACGACGCGGTGGCGGAGGATCCGGCCTCCAGCCGGGTGTTCCAACTGTCGGTCTACGCGTACCTCGGCTATCTCCAGGAATCGCTGCTCAACGCCTTGATCGACTAG
- a CDS encoding formimidoylglutamate deiminase, with translation MDGAARQGVHEVTATRWLAEYAWLPERAEPTPDVLIETADGRITGVTPLAGDDAPAAGVEVMADAVRLPGLTLPGLANAHSHAFHRALRGRTHGGRGDFWTWRDRMYAVATRLDPDSYLALARAVYAEMALAGITCVGEFHYLHHNPDGTPYADPNAMGEALVEAAAHAGIRITLLDTCYLTATVDGQPLAGPQRRFGDGDALRWAQRADAFTPTDDHARVGAAIHSVRAVPAGQLATVVGWADRRGAPLHVHLSEQPAENDACRAAYGRTPARLLADHGALGPGTTAVHATHLTGSDLTLLGDSRTGVCLCPTTERDLADGIGPARRMADVGLPLSLGSDSHAVIDLFEEARAVELDERLRTRRRGHFSPAALRDAATVDGHAALGWRDAGRLAVGARADLVTVRLDSPRTAGVPPVGVWFAAGAADVTHVVVDGRTVVRDGRHLTVDVPAELASAIAEVNR, from the coding sequence ATGGACGGGGCAGCTCGACAGGGGGTGCACGAGGTGACCGCGACCCGCTGGCTGGCCGAGTACGCCTGGCTGCCCGAGCGCGCCGAGCCGACCCCCGACGTGCTGATCGAGACGGCCGACGGGCGGATCACGGGCGTCACGCCGCTGGCCGGCGACGATGCGCCGGCCGCCGGGGTCGAGGTCATGGCCGACGCCGTACGGCTGCCGGGGCTGACCCTGCCCGGGCTCGCCAACGCCCACTCGCACGCGTTCCACCGGGCGCTGCGCGGGCGCACCCACGGCGGGCGCGGCGACTTCTGGACCTGGCGCGACCGGATGTACGCGGTGGCCACCCGCCTCGACCCGGACTCGTACCTGGCCCTGGCCCGGGCGGTCTACGCCGAGATGGCGCTGGCCGGGATCACCTGCGTGGGCGAGTTCCACTACCTGCACCACAACCCGGACGGCACCCCGTACGCCGACCCGAACGCGATGGGCGAGGCGCTGGTCGAGGCCGCCGCACACGCCGGGATCCGGATCACCCTGCTGGACACCTGCTACCTCACCGCCACGGTCGACGGGCAGCCGCTCGCCGGGCCGCAGCGGCGCTTCGGCGACGGCGACGCGCTGCGCTGGGCGCAACGGGCCGACGCGTTCACGCCCACCGACGACCACGCCCGGGTGGGTGCGGCGATCCACTCGGTGCGGGCGGTGCCCGCCGGGCAACTCGCCACCGTGGTCGGGTGGGCGGACCGGCGCGGCGCACCCCTGCACGTGCACCTCTCCGAGCAACCCGCCGAGAACGACGCCTGCCGGGCCGCGTACGGCCGCACCCCGGCCCGGCTGCTCGCCGACCACGGGGCGCTCGGCCCGGGCACCACCGCCGTGCACGCCACCCACCTGACCGGGAGTGACCTCACACTGCTCGGGGACAGCCGCACCGGCGTCTGCCTCTGCCCGACCACGGAGCGGGACCTGGCCGACGGGATCGGCCCGGCCCGGCGGATGGCCGATGTCGGCCTGCCGCTCAGCCTGGGCAGCGACAGCCACGCCGTGATCGACCTCTTCGAGGAGGCCCGCGCGGTGGAGCTGGACGAGCGGCTGCGCACCCGCCGGCGCGGCCACTTCAGCCCCGCCGCGCTGCGCGACGCGGCCACCGTGGACGGTCATGCCGCGCTGGGCTGGCGCGACGCCGGGCGGCTCGCCGTGGGAGCCCGCGCCGACCTGGTGACGGTACGGCTGGACAGCCCGCGCACGGCCGGCGTACCGCCGGTGGGGGTGTGGTTCGCGGCGGGCGCCGCGGACGTCACGCATGTCGTGGTGGACGGCCGGACGGTGGTGCGCGACGGCCGGCACCTGACAGTCGACGTACCGGCCGAGCTCGCGTCGGCCATCGCGGAGGTGAACCGGTGA
- a CDS encoding PLP-dependent cysteine synthase family protein, whose translation MARYDSLLDASGGTPLVGLPRLSPTVPDGAPPVRLWAKLEDRNPTGSIKDRAALFMVRAAEESGRLRPGDTILEPTSGNTGISLAMVAKLRGYRLVCVMPENVSTERVQLLRMYGAEIIFSPAAGGSNQAVASAKQISAEHPDWVMLFQYGNEANARAHYETTGPELLHDLPTITHFVAGLGTTGTLMGTGRYLREKVDGIQVVAAEPRYGELVYGLRNIDEGYVPELYDATVLSRRFSVGTRDAVLRTRQLMEVEGIFAGFSTGAILHAALAVAHEAVRAGQRADVAFVVCDGGWKYLSTGAYGGTLADAEEALEGQLWA comes from the coding sequence ATGGCGCGGTACGACAGTCTTCTCGACGCCTCCGGTGGAACGCCGCTGGTCGGGCTGCCCCGGCTCTCCCCGACAGTGCCCGACGGGGCGCCGCCGGTGCGGCTCTGGGCGAAGCTGGAGGATCGGAACCCGACCGGCAGCATCAAGGACCGGGCTGCCCTGTTCATGGTCCGCGCGGCCGAGGAGTCGGGCCGGCTCCGGCCGGGCGACACCATCCTCGAACCGACCAGCGGCAACACCGGCATCTCGCTGGCCATGGTGGCCAAGCTGCGTGGCTACCGGCTGGTCTGCGTGATGCCGGAGAACGTCTCGACCGAGCGGGTGCAGCTGCTCCGGATGTACGGTGCGGAGATCATCTTCTCGCCTGCGGCGGGCGGCTCCAACCAGGCGGTGGCCTCGGCCAAGCAGATCTCGGCCGAGCACCCCGACTGGGTCATGCTCTTCCAGTACGGCAACGAGGCGAACGCCCGGGCGCACTACGAGACCACCGGTCCGGAGCTGCTGCACGACCTGCCCACGATCACGCACTTCGTGGCGGGCCTCGGCACCACCGGGACGCTGATGGGCACCGGGCGCTACCTGCGCGAGAAGGTCGACGGCATCCAGGTCGTCGCGGCCGAGCCGCGCTACGGCGAGCTGGTCTACGGGCTGCGTAACATCGACGAGGGATACGTCCCGGAGCTCTACGACGCGACGGTGCTGTCCCGGCGCTTCTCCGTCGGCACCCGGGACGCGGTGCTGCGGACCCGCCAGCTGATGGAGGTGGAGGGCATCTTCGCCGGCTTCTCCACGGGCGCGATCCTGCACGCCGCGCTGGCGGTGGCGCACGAGGCGGTCCGTGCCGGCCAGCGGGCCGACGTGGCCTTCGTGGTCTGCGACGGCGGCTGGAAATACCTGTCCACCGGGGCGTACGGCGGCACCCTCGCCGACGCGGAGGAGGCCCTGGAGGGCCAGCTCTGGGCCTGA
- the hutH gene encoding histidine ammonia-lyase has product MSTVTIQPTGILPADLLAVARGTAKVVLDPATVDAMAVSRSIVDGIEAAGRPVYGVSTGFGALANTFVAPERRAELQHALIRSHAAGVGAPMPREVVRAMMLLRVRSLALGHSGVRPLVAEGLVDLLNHDVTPWVPEHGSLGASGDLAPLAHCALVLLGEGWVLGPAGERQDAADALRRAGLAPVELAAKEGLALINGTDGMLGMLLLAIHDAAHLFTMADVTAALAIEAMLGSERPFLPELHAIRPHPGQSASAANIHRLLQNSRVMDSHRDDLAHAVQDAYSMRCAPQVAGAARDTLDFVRTVADRELVSVVDNPVVLPDGRVESTGNFHGAPLGFAADFLAIAAAEVGAISERRVDRLLDVTRSRELPAFLSPDAGVNSGLMIAQYTAAGIVAENRRLAAPASVDSLPTSGMQEDHVSMGWAAAKKLRTVLDNLTSLLAVELLAAVRGLQLRAPLDPSPAGRAAVAALGEIAGEPGPDVFLAPLMEAARAVLAGPELRAAIEREIGALD; this is encoded by the coding sequence ATGTCAACAGTGACCATCCAGCCCACCGGGATCCTCCCCGCCGACCTGCTCGCCGTGGCGCGCGGCACCGCCAAGGTCGTCCTCGACCCCGCCACCGTGGACGCGATGGCCGTCAGCCGGTCCATCGTGGACGGCATCGAGGCCGCCGGCCGCCCGGTCTACGGCGTCTCCACCGGGTTCGGGGCGCTGGCGAACACCTTCGTCGCGCCCGAGCGACGGGCCGAACTCCAACACGCGCTGATCCGCTCGCACGCCGCCGGGGTGGGCGCGCCCATGCCCCGCGAGGTGGTCCGGGCGATGATGCTGCTGCGGGTCCGCTCGCTGGCGCTCGGCCACTCCGGGGTCCGGCCGCTGGTCGCCGAGGGGCTGGTCGACCTGCTCAACCACGACGTGACGCCGTGGGTGCCGGAGCACGGCTCGCTGGGTGCCTCCGGCGACCTGGCGCCGCTGGCACACTGCGCGCTGGTGCTGCTCGGCGAGGGCTGGGTCCTCGGCCCGGCCGGCGAACGCCAGGACGCCGCCGACGCGCTGCGCCGGGCCGGGCTGGCGCCGGTCGAGCTGGCAGCCAAGGAGGGGCTGGCGCTGATCAACGGCACCGACGGCATGCTCGGCATGCTGCTGCTGGCGATCCACGACGCCGCGCACCTGTTCACGATGGCCGATGTCACCGCCGCCCTCGCCATCGAGGCGATGCTCGGCTCGGAGCGACCCTTCCTGCCGGAGCTGCACGCCATCCGGCCGCACCCCGGGCAGTCGGCCTCGGCGGCGAACATCCACCGGCTGCTCCAGAACTCCCGGGTGATGGACTCGCACCGGGACGACCTGGCGCACGCCGTGCAGGACGCCTACTCGATGCGGTGCGCCCCTCAGGTCGCCGGGGCGGCCCGCGACACCCTGGACTTCGTCCGCACCGTGGCCGACCGGGAGCTGGTCTCGGTGGTGGACAACCCGGTGGTGCTGCCCGACGGCCGGGTCGAGTCGACCGGGAACTTCCACGGCGCACCACTCGGCTTCGCCGCGGACTTCCTGGCCATCGCCGCCGCCGAGGTGGGTGCGATCTCCGAGCGCCGGGTGGACCGGCTGCTCGACGTCACCCGGTCCCGGGAGCTGCCCGCGTTCCTCTCCCCCGACGCCGGGGTCAACTCCGGGCTGATGATCGCCCAGTACACGGCGGCCGGGATCGTCGCGGAGAACCGCCGGCTCGCCGCGCCCGCGTCGGTGGACTCGCTGCCCACCAGCGGTATGCAGGAGGACCACGTCTCGATGGGCTGGGCGGCGGCCAAGAAGCTGCGCACCGTGCTGGACAACCTGACCAGCCTGCTCGCGGTGGAACTGCTCGCCGCCGTACGCGGGCTCCAGCTGCGCGCCCCGCTCGACCCGTCGCCGGCCGGCCGGGCAGCCGTCGCGGCGCTCGGCGAAATCGCCGGGGAACCCGGACCGGACGTCTTCCTGGCCCCGCTGATGGAGGCCGCCCGGGCCGTACTGGCCGGGCCCGAGCTGCGTGCCGCCATCGAGCGCGAGATCGGGGCGCTCGACTGA
- a CDS encoding allantoate amidohydrolase has product MLTDLLEEGSLPHRFRALWDEIAPIGRDGRSGGYLRYALTEPELRLREWFHEQADRRGMPVTDDGNGNLFARWGDPEAGDAVLTGSHFDSVPHGGAYDGPLGIVSAFLAVDELRAAGVTPARPVVIGAFVEEEGARFGVPCLGSRLLTGEIAVDRAAGLRDADGVSFAEALGAGPAGARPELLGRFAAFVELHVEQGRAMVDADAPIGVASAIWPHGRWRFEFTGEGNHAGTTRMADRRDPMLTYAFTVLAANKEARLRGAHATVGRVAVEPNATNAIPSKVTGWLDARAAEPETLTGLVDAVRVKAAERARRDGTGVALTEESATPLVAFDGGLAGRLASLLDAPVLPTGAGHDAGVLAAHLPTAMLFVRNPTGVSHSPAESADDVDCAAGVTALARVLEELTCR; this is encoded by the coding sequence TTGTTGACGGATTTGTTGGAGGAAGGGTCCCTTCCTCACAGGTTCCGGGCATTGTGGGACGAGATCGCGCCGATCGGGCGGGACGGTCGTAGCGGCGGCTACCTGCGCTATGCGTTGACCGAGCCGGAGCTGCGGTTGCGGGAGTGGTTCCACGAGCAGGCCGACCGCCGGGGCATGCCGGTCACCGACGACGGCAACGGCAACCTGTTCGCCCGGTGGGGCGACCCGGAGGCCGGCGACGCGGTGCTGACCGGCAGCCACTTCGACTCGGTGCCGCACGGCGGGGCGTACGACGGGCCGCTCGGCATCGTCAGCGCGTTCCTCGCCGTCGACGAGCTGCGCGCGGCCGGCGTCACCCCGGCCCGCCCCGTCGTGATCGGCGCGTTCGTCGAGGAGGAGGGCGCGCGGTTCGGCGTACCGTGCCTGGGATCGCGGCTGCTCACCGGCGAGATCGCGGTGGACCGCGCGGCCGGGTTGCGCGACGCCGACGGGGTGAGCTTCGCCGAGGCGCTGGGCGCCGGGCCGGCGGGCGCCCGGCCCGAGCTGCTCGGCCGCTTCGCCGCCTTCGTCGAGCTGCACGTCGAGCAGGGCCGCGCGATGGTCGACGCCGACGCGCCGATCGGGGTGGCCAGCGCCATCTGGCCGCACGGCCGCTGGCGCTTCGAGTTCACCGGCGAGGGCAACCACGCCGGTACGACCCGGATGGCCGACCGCCGCGATCCCATGCTGACGTACGCCTTCACGGTGCTGGCGGCGAACAAGGAGGCGCGGCTGCGCGGCGCCCACGCCACGGTCGGCCGGGTGGCGGTGGAGCCGAACGCCACCAACGCGATCCCGTCGAAGGTGACCGGCTGGCTGGACGCCCGGGCCGCCGAGCCGGAGACGCTGACGGGGCTGGTCGACGCGGTGCGCGTGAAGGCCGCCGAGCGGGCCCGCCGAGACGGCACGGGGGTGGCGTTGACGGAGGAGTCGGCCACCCCACTGGTCGCCTTCGACGGTGGCCTGGCGGGCCGGCTCGCGAGCCTGCTCGACGCGCCGGTGCTGCCCACCGGGGCCGGCCACGACGCCGGGGTGCTCGCCGCGCACCTGCCCACGGCGATGCTCTTCGTCCGCAACCCGACTGGGGTGTCGCACTCGCCGGCGGAGTCGGCCGACGACGTCGACTGCGCCGCCGGGGTGACCGCCCTGGCCCGGGTGCTGGAGGAGCTGACATGCCGCTGA
- the rph gene encoding ribonuclease PH, whose amino-acid sequence MARPDGRRPDELRPVTLTRGWSTHPEGSVLVEFGGTRVLCTASVTEGVPRWRKGSGLGWVTAEYAMLPRATNTRSDRESVKGRVGGRTHEISRLIGRSLRASIDLKALGENSIVLDCDVLQADGGTRTAAITGAYVALHDAVTWLAGRKSLVGKPEKVMHRSVAAISVGIIDGEPRLDLDYPEDVAAEVDMNVVCTGAGEFVEVQGTGEAGVFARDQLDALLDLAVAGCVELAEAQRKALFS is encoded by the coding sequence ATGGCACGACCTGACGGGCGGCGACCCGACGAACTGCGACCGGTGACTTTGACCCGGGGCTGGAGCACCCATCCGGAGGGTTCGGTGCTCGTGGAGTTCGGCGGCACGCGGGTGCTCTGCACCGCCAGCGTGACCGAGGGGGTGCCCCGCTGGCGCAAGGGCTCCGGGCTCGGCTGGGTCACCGCCGAGTACGCGATGCTGCCGAGGGCCACCAACACCCGCTCCGACCGGGAGAGCGTGAAGGGGCGGGTCGGCGGGCGTACCCACGAGATCTCCCGGCTGATCGGCCGGAGCCTGCGGGCGTCCATCGACCTGAAGGCCCTCGGCGAGAACTCGATCGTGCTCGACTGCGACGTGCTCCAGGCCGACGGCGGCACCCGCACCGCAGCCATCACCGGTGCCTATGTGGCGCTGCACGACGCGGTGACCTGGCTGGCCGGGCGCAAGTCGCTGGTCGGCAAGCCGGAGAAGGTGATGCACCGCTCGGTGGCCGCGATCAGCGTGGGGATCATCGACGGCGAGCCCCGGCTGGACCTCGACTACCCCGAGGACGTGGCCGCCGAGGTCGACATGAACGTGGTGTGCACCGGGGCCGGCGAGTTCGTCGAGGTGCAGGGCACCGGTGAGGCTGGCGTGTTCGCCCGCGACCAGCTCGACGCCCTGCTCGACCTGGCCGTCGCCGGCTGCGTGGAACTGGCCGAAGCCCAGCGAAAGGCGCTCTTCTCATGA
- the hutI gene encoding imidazolonepropionase — protein MSSLLVDNVGELVTNDVGGEGGPLGIRRDAALLVEQGRVAWIGPARDAPAADRRIDAGGGAVLPGFVDSHAHLVFAGDRAAEFAARMAGQPYTGGGIRTTVGATRAASDDELRATVRRLRGEAMRQGTTTMEIKSGYGLTVADEARSLAIAAEVSEETTFLGAHVVPAEYADRPDDYVGLVCGPMLAAAAPHARWIDVFCERGAFDVDHARAILACGKAVGLGVRVHANQLGPGPGVRLGVELGAASVDHCTHLTDADVDALASTRVGCMCHVGGHTATVATLLPGAEFSTRSPYPDARRLLDAGVTVALATDCNPGSSYTSSMSFCVALAVREMRMTPAEAVWAATAGGARALRRDDVGVLNLGARADLMVLDAPSHLHLAYRPGVPLIRQVLRNGVPQCQQ, from the coding sequence GTGAGCAGTCTGCTGGTGGACAACGTCGGCGAGCTGGTGACCAACGACGTGGGGGGCGAGGGCGGGCCGCTGGGCATCCGGCGCGACGCCGCCCTCCTGGTCGAACAGGGGCGGGTGGCCTGGATCGGACCGGCCCGCGACGCGCCGGCCGCCGACCGGCGCATCGACGCCGGGGGCGGCGCCGTGCTCCCCGGCTTCGTGGACAGCCACGCCCACCTGGTCTTCGCCGGGGACCGGGCCGCCGAGTTCGCCGCCCGGATGGCCGGGCAGCCGTACACCGGCGGCGGCATCCGGACGACGGTCGGCGCGACCCGGGCGGCCTCCGACGACGAACTGCGGGCCACCGTGCGCCGGCTGCGCGGCGAGGCGATGCGGCAGGGCACCACCACCATGGAGATCAAGAGTGGGTACGGCCTCACCGTCGCCGACGAGGCCCGCTCGCTGGCGATCGCCGCCGAGGTCAGCGAGGAGACCACCTTCCTCGGCGCCCACGTGGTCCCCGCCGAGTACGCCGACCGCCCCGACGACTACGTGGGGCTGGTCTGCGGGCCGATGCTGGCCGCCGCCGCCCCGCACGCGCGCTGGATCGACGTCTTCTGCGAGCGGGGCGCGTTCGACGTCGACCACGCCCGCGCGATCCTCGCCTGCGGAAAGGCCGTCGGGCTGGGCGTACGGGTGCACGCCAACCAGCTCGGCCCCGGGCCGGGCGTGCGGCTCGGCGTCGAGCTGGGCGCGGCGAGCGTCGACCACTGCACCCACCTGACCGACGCCGACGTCGACGCGCTGGCCTCGACCCGGGTCGGCTGCATGTGCCACGTCGGTGGACACACCGCCACGGTGGCGACCCTGCTGCCCGGCGCCGAGTTCTCCACCCGCTCGCCCTACCCGGACGCCCGCCGGCTGCTCGACGCCGGAGTCACCGTGGCGCTGGCGACGGACTGCAACCCCGGTTCGTCGTACACCTCGTCGATGTCGTTCTGCGTCGCGCTCGCCGTACGCGAGATGCGGATGACCCCGGCGGAGGCCGTCTGGGCCGCGACCGCCGGCGGCGCGCGGGCACTGCGACGCGACGACGTCGGGGTGCTCAACCTCGGGGCCCGGGCCGACCTGATGGTCCTCGACGCCCCGTCCCACCTGCACCTGGCCTACCGGCCGGGTGTACCACTGATCCGCCAGGTTCTGCGCAACGGAGTGCCGCAATGTCAACAGTGA
- a CDS encoding MBL fold metallo-hydrolase, with amino-acid sequence MRLTVLGCAGSFPGPESPCSAYLVEADGFRLLVDFGPGALSNLQRYAGLYAPDAIILTHLHCDHILDAVSYVVVRRYAPDGPHPPLPVYAPAGAPDRLAAAYGQENSTVEDVYQFYALEPGSFPIGPFTVTVDRVNHPVETYGVRLEHDGRVLCYSSDTAPCEALLRLAQDADTFLCEASYLDGVDNPPDLHLTGREAGEAATKAGVGRLLLTHLVAAWGSEAHTVESAGAAFDGPLEVVRPGASYEV; translated from the coding sequence ATGCGACTGACCGTCCTGGGCTGCGCCGGCAGTTTCCCCGGTCCCGAGTCCCCCTGCTCGGCCTACCTCGTCGAGGCGGACGGCTTCCGGCTGCTGGTCGACTTCGGCCCCGGGGCGCTGTCCAACCTCCAGCGTTACGCGGGGCTGTACGCCCCGGACGCCATCATCCTCACCCACCTGCACTGCGACCACATTCTCGACGCCGTGTCGTACGTGGTGGTCCGCCGCTACGCCCCGGACGGTCCCCACCCGCCGCTGCCCGTCTACGCCCCGGCCGGTGCGCCCGACCGGCTGGCCGCCGCATACGGGCAGGAGAACAGCACGGTCGAGGACGTCTACCAGTTCTACGCTCTTGAGCCGGGCAGTTTCCCGATCGGCCCGTTCACGGTCACCGTCGACCGGGTGAACCACCCCGTCGAGACGTACGGCGTCCGGCTGGAGCACGACGGCCGGGTGCTCTGCTACTCCTCGGACACCGCGCCCTGCGAGGCGCTGCTCCGGCTGGCCCAGGACGCCGACACGTTCCTCTGCGAGGCGAGCTATCTCGACGGCGTGGACAACCCGCCGGACCTGCACCTGACCGGACGGGAAGCCGGCGAGGCAGCGACCAAGGCGGGGGTGGGCCGGCTGCTGCTCACCCACCTGGTGGCCGCCTGGGGCAGCGAGGCGCACACCGTGGAGTCGGCCGGCGCCGCGTTCGACGGGCCGCTCGAGGTGGTCCGGCCCGGCGCCAGCTACGAGGTCTGA
- a CDS encoding MoaD family protein encodes MAIEIRIPTILRSYTGGAKVVEGAGDTLGDLLTDLDSRHAGLKARLVTDAGALHRFVNVYVNDEDVRFLGALDAKLNDGDSVTILPAVAGGAFGFAAAAAFAQHSAAAAATAQHGAATAARSAVAAR; translated from the coding sequence ATGGCCATCGAGATTCGCATCCCCACCATCCTGCGCAGCTACACCGGCGGCGCGAAGGTCGTCGAGGGCGCCGGCGACACGCTGGGCGACCTGCTCACCGACCTGGACTCCCGGCACGCCGGCCTGAAGGCCCGGCTGGTCACCGACGCCGGTGCGCTGCACCGCTTCGTCAACGTCTACGTCAACGACGAGGACGTCCGCTTCCTCGGCGCGCTGGACGCCAAGCTCAACGACGGCGACAGCGTGACCATCCTGCCGGCCGTCGCCGGTGGCGCGTTCGGCTTCGCGGCAGCCGCCGCGTTCGCCCAGCACAGCGCGGCAGCCGCCGCGACCGCCCAGCACGGCGCCGCGACCGCCGCGCGGTCGGCCGTCGCCGCCCGCTGA
- the clpS gene encoding ATP-dependent Clp protease adapter ClpS, with product MAAPQVAPVETPDTDEVPESDRPWVTIVWDDPVNLMAYVTWVFQKLFGYSREKAEQLMLDVHHKGRAVVSSGARERMEHDASQLHAYGLWATVDRS from the coding sequence ATGGCGGCTCCGCAGGTTGCACCTGTCGAGACTCCGGACACCGATGAGGTGCCGGAGTCCGACCGGCCGTGGGTGACGATCGTGTGGGACGACCCGGTCAACCTCATGGCGTACGTGACCTGGGTCTTTCAGAAGCTCTTCGGCTACAGCCGGGAGAAGGCGGAACAGCTCATGCTCGATGTGCACCACAAGGGTCGTGCCGTGGTCTCCAGCGGCGCCCGGGAACGGATGGAGCACGACGCGTCGCAGTTGCACGCGTACGGGCTGTGGGCGACGGTGGACCGGTCGTGA